In one Nocardioides luteus genomic region, the following are encoded:
- a CDS encoding ABC transporter ATP-binding protein, whose translation MIDDGKVTVTPDSPTTTPTSETAVSLAGVTKQFPSKQGQVHALADIDLDIAPGEFVSLIGPSGCGKSTLMRLVADLESPTAGTVRVFGKTASRARRDQDYGIAFQQAGLLAWRTVVDNIAVPLELHKVSRRRRQERVAELAALVGLEEFTGHYPDQLSGGMQQRVAIARALAEQPRLLLMDEPFGALDEMTRERLQTELSRLVRETGAAVVFVTHSIPEAAFLSERVVVMSPRPGRITRIVDTGIGPDVVRDEALRESERFYELVTEVREALHARPAPDERAPEGAGA comes from the coding sequence ATGATCGACGACGGAAAGGTCACCGTGACCCCTGATTCCCCCACGACGACGCCGACATCCGAGACCGCCGTCTCGCTGGCCGGCGTGACCAAGCAGTTCCCGAGCAAGCAGGGCCAGGTGCACGCGCTGGCCGACATCGACCTGGACATCGCACCGGGAGAGTTCGTCTCGCTCATCGGGCCATCGGGGTGCGGCAAGTCCACGCTGATGCGGCTGGTGGCCGATCTCGAGAGCCCGACGGCGGGGACGGTGCGGGTGTTCGGCAAGACCGCGTCGCGCGCCCGCCGGGACCAGGACTACGGGATCGCCTTCCAGCAGGCGGGCCTGTTGGCGTGGCGTACGGTCGTCGACAACATCGCCGTGCCGCTGGAGCTGCACAAGGTCTCCAGGCGCAGGCGGCAGGAGCGGGTCGCCGAGCTGGCGGCGCTGGTCGGGCTGGAGGAGTTCACCGGGCACTACCCGGACCAGCTCTCCGGCGGCATGCAGCAGCGGGTGGCGATCGCCCGCGCCCTCGCCGAGCAACCTCGGCTGCTGCTGATGGACGAGCCGTTCGGCGCGCTCGACGAGATGACCCGCGAGCGGCTCCAGACCGAGCTGTCCCGGCTGGTCCGCGAGACCGGAGCCGCGGTCGTCTTCGTCACCCACTCGATCCCGGAAGCGGCCTTCCTCTCCGAACGGGTGGTGGTGATGTCGCCGCGGCCGGGCCGGATCACCCGGATCGTGGACACCGGGATCGGCCCCGACGTCGTCCGCGACGAGGCGCTGCGCGAGTCGGAGCGCTTCTACGAGCTGGTCACCGAGGTCCGCGAGGCGCTGCACGCGAGACCCGCCCCCGACGAGCGCGCCCCCGAGGGAGCCGGCGCATGA
- a CDS encoding ABC transporter permease — translation MTLSPARLLAPLVVGLLGLALWALTVDVLGIGTFFLPGPGEVVTALGESWEPIRAAFRVTAVNSLWGLAAGAVLGIALAGIAATARLFDGMLGPLVAVLAVIPIVAIAPLLYTMLGTDQESPRRIIGGIAAFVPVFVNTLRGLRQTTPLQRDLMRTYAAGPVQRFRTVTLPVAIPYALTGLRVAGSLAVISALVAEYFGGVNNGLGSAIKNAATTNHARAFAYVGGAIVLGLLVFAITAALERLAHRAYGQHLDHRRKR, via the coding sequence ATGACACTGTCGCCCGCACGCCTGCTCGCCCCGCTCGTGGTGGGGCTGCTCGGCCTGGCCCTGTGGGCGCTCACCGTCGACGTGCTCGGCATCGGAACGTTCTTCCTTCCCGGCCCCGGCGAGGTCGTCACCGCGCTCGGGGAGAGCTGGGAGCCGATCCGGGCAGCCTTCCGGGTCACCGCGGTCAACTCGCTGTGGGGCCTGGCCGCGGGCGCCGTCCTGGGCATCGCGCTCGCCGGCATCGCCGCGACCGCCCGGCTCTTCGACGGCATGCTCGGCCCCCTGGTCGCGGTCCTCGCGGTCATCCCGATCGTCGCGATCGCGCCGCTGCTCTACACGATGCTCGGCACCGACCAGGAGTCCCCTCGGCGCATCATCGGCGGCATCGCCGCGTTCGTACCCGTCTTCGTCAACACCCTCCGCGGGCTGCGGCAGACCACTCCCCTGCAGCGCGACCTGATGAGGACGTACGCCGCCGGGCCGGTGCAGCGCTTCCGCACCGTCACGCTCCCCGTCGCGATCCCGTACGCCCTCACCGGGCTACGCGTGGCAGGGTCGCTTGCGGTCATCTCGGCGCTGGTCGCGGAGTACTTCGGCGGCGTCAACAACGGACTCGGCAGCGCCATCAAGAACGCCGCGACCACCAACCATGCCCGGGCATTCGCGTACGTCGGGGGCGCGATCGTGCTCGGCCTGCTGGTCTTCGCGATCACAGCCGCGCTGGAGCGGCTGGCGCACAGGGCCTACGGGCAACACCTCGACCACCGGAGGAAACGATGA